A genomic segment from Pseudomonas sp. S09G 359 encodes:
- the tig gene encoding trigger factor, producing MQVSVENTTALERRLSITVPAERIETAVNKRLQQTAQKAKIAGFRPGKVPMSEIKRRFGADARQEAVGDVIQASFYEAVVEQKLNPAGSPSIEPKSLEAGKDLEYVAVFEVFPEFTVAGFEGIEIERLSAEVADADLDNMLEILRKQNTRFEVADRAAQNEDQLNIDFVGKVDGEVFAGGSAKGTQLVLGSNRMIPGFEDGLVGAKAGEERVLSLTFPADYQNLDLAGKAAEFTVTVNSVSEPKLPELNEEFFAQFGIKETGIEGFRTEVRKNMERELRQAIKSKVKNQVMDGLLASNPIEVPKALLSNEVDRLRVQAVQQFGGNIKPDQLPAELFEEQAKRRVVLGLIVAEVVKQFDLKPDEDRVREMIQEMASAYQEPEQVVAWYYKNDQQLNEVRSVVLEEQVVDTVLQKAKVTDKAVSYEEAVKPAEAAQAD from the coding sequence ATGCAAGTTTCTGTTGAAAATACTACTGCTCTCGAGCGCCGCCTGAGCATCACCGTGCCGGCAGAGCGTATCGAGACTGCGGTCAACAAGCGTCTGCAGCAGACCGCCCAAAAAGCCAAGATCGCTGGTTTCCGTCCAGGCAAAGTGCCAATGAGCGAAATCAAGCGCCGTTTTGGTGCTGATGCGCGTCAGGAAGCTGTAGGCGACGTGATCCAGGCTTCTTTCTATGAAGCTGTTGTCGAGCAAAAGCTGAACCCGGCTGGCTCGCCTTCGATCGAGCCTAAGTCCCTGGAAGCTGGCAAGGACCTGGAATACGTAGCCGTATTCGAAGTGTTCCCGGAGTTCACGGTTGCTGGTTTTGAAGGTATCGAAATCGAGCGTCTGAGCGCTGAAGTTGCTGATGCCGACCTGGACAACATGCTGGAAATCCTGCGCAAGCAAAACACCCGTTTCGAAGTGGCCGACCGTGCCGCCCAGAACGAAGACCAGCTGAACATCGATTTCGTCGGCAAGGTTGACGGCGAAGTGTTCGCTGGCGGCTCCGCCAAGGGCACTCAGCTGGTGCTGGGTTCCAACCGCATGATCCCGGGCTTCGAAGACGGCCTGGTTGGCGCCAAAGCCGGTGAAGAACGCGTTCTGAGCCTGACTTTCCCTGCTGACTATCAGAACCTGGACCTGGCTGGCAAAGCCGCCGAGTTCACCGTGACAGTCAACAGCGTCTCCGAGCCTAAGCTGCCAGAGCTGAACGAAGAGTTCTTCGCTCAATTCGGCATCAAGGAAACCGGCATCGAAGGCTTCCGCACCGAAGTTCGCAAGAACATGGAGCGCGAGCTGCGTCAGGCCATCAAGTCCAAGGTCAAGAACCAGGTTATGGACGGTCTGCTGGCCTCCAACCCGATCGAAGTGCCTAAGGCTCTGCTGTCCAACGAAGTGGATCGCCTGCGCGTTCAAGCTGTTCAGCAGTTTGGTGGCAACATCAAGCCTGACCAACTGCCGGCCGAGCTGTTCGAAGAGCAAGCCAAGCGCCGCGTCGTGCTGGGCCTGATCGTGGCTGAAGTGGTCAAGCAGTTCGACCTCAAGCCTGACGAAGACCGCGTTCGCGAAATGATCCAGGAAATGGCTTCGGCCTACCAGGAGCCTGAGCAGGTCGTGGCTTGGTACTACAAGAACGACCAACAGCTGAACGAAGTACGTTCGGTTGTGCTGGAAGAACAAGTTGTGGATACTGTTCTGCAGAAGGCTAAGGTGACCGATAAAGCGGTCTCTTACGAAGAAGCAGTCAAGCCGGCGGAAGCAGCACAAGCCGACTGA